One window of Azotosporobacter soli genomic DNA carries:
- the trpC gene encoding indole-3-glycerol phosphate synthase TrpC, whose translation MLAKIVAKKRRTIANSKETLSFAKLESQAVPAAFKLRQTLKDSAWLLIAECKLHSPAKGRLTERHTVPELAALYQANGASALSIHTDEHFAGSLDDLMLMRQQTSLPLLRKDFILDPYQVIEARVAGADAILLIANLLNDAEIDALSKLADELGMDALVEVHSLAEFNRTQELGCPLIGINNRDLTTFKTDIEQTFRLLEHRRTDGFIISESGIKNAADAARLFDSGVNGILVGEALVTAADPGQAAHEMATGHQYTTRRTYHA comes from the coding sequence AAAGTCAGGCAGTCCCCGCAGCGTTTAAACTGCGCCAGACACTAAAAGATTCCGCGTGGCTCTTAATCGCCGAATGCAAGCTCCATTCTCCTGCCAAAGGAAGACTGACAGAACGGCATACGGTTCCTGAACTGGCCGCACTCTATCAAGCCAACGGCGCAAGCGCCTTATCCATTCATACCGACGAACACTTTGCCGGTTCGCTTGACGACCTGATGCTAATGCGTCAACAGACCAGCCTGCCGCTGCTCCGCAAGGACTTCATCTTGGATCCGTACCAGGTCATCGAAGCGCGCGTCGCAGGCGCCGATGCGATCCTGCTGATCGCCAATCTGTTAAACGACGCAGAAATAGACGCTTTAAGCAAACTTGCCGATGAACTGGGCATGGACGCTCTGGTCGAAGTGCACAGTTTGGCGGAATTCAACCGCACGCAAGAACTTGGTTGCCCTCTGATCGGCATCAATAACCGTGACTTGACGACATTCAAGACCGATATCGAGCAGACTTTCCGCCTTCTGGAACATCGCCGCACAGATGGTTTTATCATCAGTGAAAGCGGCATCAAAAACGCCGCCGATGCCGCCCGGCTCTTCGACTCCGGCGTTAACGGAATCCTGGTCGGCGAAGCTCTTGTCACCGCCGCCGATCCGGGCCAGGCGGCCCATGAAATGGCAACCGGCCATCAATATACTACGAGGAGGACTTACCATGCCTGA
- the trpB gene encoding tryptophan synthase subunit beta, with protein sequence MPDKNGKFGAYGGRFVPETVMPALLELEKEYRKASADPAFQKELRYYLQEYAGRPTRLYYAEKLTKHYGKGPIYLKREDLLHTGAHKINNTLGQVLLARRMGKTRIIAETGAGQHGVSTATVAALFGLKCRVYMGKEDMERQELNVFRMRLLGSEVCEVSSGSGTLKDATTEAIRDWVANVEDTHYIIGSVLGPHPYPMMVRDFQSVIGSETKSQIAERGAKLRYVVACIGGGSNAMGMFYPFHQDPEVKKLGIEAAGCGLDTDKHAASLTLGRPGVLHGSYSYLLQDDDGQIKPAHSISAGLDYPGVGPEHAHFMDHGIADYHSVTDQEALAAFQRLTALEGIIPALESSHALAYLEKLMPQAAADEAVVVCLSGRGDKDVQMVQQVLEGK encoded by the coding sequence ATGCCTGATAAGAATGGAAAATTCGGCGCTTACGGCGGCCGTTTCGTACCGGAGACCGTAATGCCCGCTTTATTGGAACTGGAAAAAGAATACCGTAAGGCCAGCGCTGATCCCGCCTTTCAAAAGGAACTGCGCTATTACCTGCAGGAATATGCCGGACGCCCAACACGTCTATACTATGCAGAGAAACTGACTAAACACTACGGCAAAGGTCCGATTTATCTAAAAAGAGAAGACCTGTTGCATACTGGCGCGCATAAGATCAACAACACCTTGGGCCAGGTCCTCTTAGCTAGGCGCATGGGCAAGACAAGAATCATCGCCGAGACCGGCGCCGGACAGCACGGCGTCTCCACTGCGACGGTCGCCGCCTTGTTCGGGTTAAAATGCCGAGTCTATATGGGAAAAGAAGACATGGAACGCCAGGAGCTTAATGTCTTCCGCATGCGACTCTTGGGCAGCGAGGTTTGCGAAGTCTCGAGCGGCAGCGGCACGCTGAAAGATGCCACCACCGAAGCGATACGGGACTGGGTCGCCAACGTCGAAGACACGCATTATATTATCGGTTCCGTACTTGGCCCGCATCCGTATCCCATGATGGTACGGGACTTTCAATCGGTCATCGGCAGCGAAACCAAAAGCCAGATCGCCGAGCGCGGCGCTAAACTGCGCTACGTTGTCGCCTGCATCGGCGGCGGCAGCAATGCGATGGGCATGTTCTATCCCTTTCATCAGGATCCCGAGGTCAAAAAGTTGGGCATTGAAGCGGCCGGTTGCGGCCTCGACACCGACAAGCACGCCGCCTCGCTGACGCTCGGCCGCCCCGGCGTCCTGCACGGTTCCTACAGCTATCTGCTGCAGGATGATGACGGCCAGATCAAACCCGCCCACTCTATTTCAGCCGGTCTTGATTATCCCGGCGTCGGTCCGGAACACGCTCATTTCATGGATCACGGCATCGCAGATTATCACTCCGTCACCGATCAGGAGGCGCTAGCCGCGTTCCAGCGTTTGACCGCGCTCGAAGGCATCATTCCCGCTCTGGAAAGTTCGCACGCTTTAGCATATTTAGAAAAACTGATGCCCCAGGCCGCAGCCGATGAAGCCGTCGTAGTCTGTCTCTCGGGACGCGGCGACAAAGATGTGCAAATGGTGCAGCAGGTATTGGAGGGAAAATAA
- the trpA gene encoding tryptophan synthase subunit alpha, producing the protein MSRIEATLIRNREQGRKSLIIYLTAGCPDYATTKEAVLAALAAGADVVELGLPFSDPMADGPVLQTAGNLALANGATTRKSLDLVKSLRQETDAPLLTMCYLNTVLQYGIDEFTGQFSAAGLDGLIIPDMPDEEAQLLAEPCQQNQLDIISFLATTTGPKRAQRICRAASGFIYCIAVNGVTGVQKTDYQPISGIITEARCHTDLPLAIGFGIGSGAAAQEAARHSDAVIVGSALMQQLMEHGVGGVTRLVGEIRQALDQKEAF; encoded by the coding sequence ATGTCACGTATTGAAGCAACGCTGATCCGTAACCGTGAACAAGGTCGTAAAAGCCTGATCATATATCTGACTGCCGGGTGTCCTGATTATGCCACGACAAAAGAAGCCGTTCTGGCCGCCTTGGCTGCCGGCGCTGATGTCGTCGAACTCGGACTGCCGTTTTCCGACCCGATGGCCGACGGACCCGTCCTGCAAACAGCCGGAAACCTGGCTTTAGCCAACGGCGCAACCACCCGTAAATCGCTCGATTTGGTAAAAAGCTTGCGCCAAGAAACGGATGCGCCGCTCCTGACCATGTGCTATTTGAACACCGTACTGCAATACGGTATCGATGAGTTTACCGGACAATTTTCCGCCGCCGGACTTGACGGCCTGATCATTCCTGACATGCCGGACGAAGAAGCGCAGCTGCTCGCCGAGCCTTGCCAACAGAACCAGTTGGATATCATTTCCTTTCTGGCAACGACCACAGGACCGAAGCGGGCACAGCGAATCTGCCGCGCTGCCAGCGGTTTCATCTATTGCATTGCCGTAAACGGAGTTACCGGCGTTCAAAAAACCGACTACCAGCCGATTTCAGGTATCATCACCGAAGCACGCTGCCACACAGACTTACCGCTGGCCATTGGTTTCGGAATCGGCAGCGGCGCAGCGGCGCAGGAAGCAGCCAGGCACAGTGACGCCGTCATTGTCGGCAGCGCACTGATGCAACAGCTCATGGAACATGGAGTAGGCGGCGTGACCCGTCTGGTAGGCGAAATTCGTCAGGCGCTGGATCAAAAGGAGGCGTTCTAA
- the trpE gene encoding anthranilate synthase component I — MLLQPAYATFCERSAEHSLVPLSLTLPVDTETPVSLYQKLVGDKLGFMLESATPGKNFGRYSFLGRHPFARLTGYRDSTIIINEREQTNAKQGPPLQVLKEFLAAHSLANLDELPLFSGGAVGYVAYEATATWERIRGMSIADDLVLSDMLFCRELAVFDHLEHSVTFLYLADAKADDLKESYQKGSAALHAMAAALQEPLPAKKEQTPPSSAVQAPLTASSDDYCAKVLRAKEYIAAGDAFQIVLSQESRRPLDCHPFQLYRRLRRVNPSPYMFYLNFGQHQVLGASPERLVKLEDGVVSTHPIAGTRPRGANAAEDERLGNELKNDPKELAEHAMLVDLGRNDIGKVSLPGSVQVTRLKEVEHFSHVMHLVSEVTGKMRPDYGAVDALQACFPAGTVSGAPKARVMEIIHELEGDQRGVYAGAVGYLDFRGNMDTCIAIRTLAIESGEIILRAGAGIVADSLPEMEYQEVRHKSQAMIKALEGIE; from the coding sequence ATGCTGCTGCAACCTGCGTATGCCACTTTCTGCGAGCGCAGCGCCGAACATAGTCTGGTTCCCTTAAGTCTGACGCTGCCGGTCGACACCGAAACGCCGGTTTCCCTCTATCAAAAATTAGTCGGCGACAAGCTCGGCTTTATGCTGGAAAGCGCGACGCCCGGCAAAAACTTTGGCCGTTACTCTTTTCTCGGTCGTCACCCCTTCGCCCGTCTGACAGGCTACCGTGACTCGACCATAATCATCAATGAACGCGAACAAACAAATGCTAAGCAAGGCCCGCCTTTACAGGTACTGAAAGAATTTCTCGCCGCTCATTCTTTGGCTAATCTGGACGAGCTGCCTCTGTTTTCCGGCGGAGCGGTCGGTTATGTCGCCTACGAAGCAACGGCGACCTGGGAACGGATACGCGGCATGTCAATCGCCGATGACCTCGTTCTTTCCGACATGTTGTTTTGCCGGGAACTGGCCGTCTTCGACCATTTGGAGCATTCGGTAACATTTTTATACTTGGCTGATGCTAAGGCCGACGATCTCAAGGAAAGCTACCAAAAAGGCAGCGCCGCTTTACACGCGATGGCAGCCGCGCTGCAAGAGCCGTTACCGGCTAAAAAGGAGCAAACGCCTCCTTCTTCCGCCGTACAAGCGCCCCTTACGGCAAGCAGCGACGACTATTGCGCCAAAGTCCTGCGTGCCAAAGAATATATCGCCGCCGGCGACGCCTTTCAAATCGTACTCTCGCAAGAAAGCCGGCGTCCGCTCGACTGTCATCCGTTTCAGCTTTACCGTCGCTTGCGCCGGGTAAACCCTTCTCCTTACATGTTCTATCTCAATTTCGGTCAGCATCAGGTACTCGGCGCTTCACCGGAACGCCTCGTAAAACTGGAAGACGGCGTGGTCAGCACTCACCCGATTGCCGGAACCCGCCCGCGCGGCGCCAACGCCGCCGAAGACGAACGATTGGGCAACGAATTAAAAAACGATCCGAAAGAATTGGCCGAACATGCGATGCTGGTCGACTTGGGTCGCAACGACATCGGCAAAGTCAGCCTGCCCGGCAGCGTTCAAGTGACCCGTCTTAAGGAGGTGGAACATTTTTCCCACGTGATGCATCTCGTCTCTGAAGTCACCGGCAAAATGCGTCCCGACTACGGCGCAGTCGATGCACTGCAGGCCTGCTTTCCGGCGGGTACGGTCAGTGGCGCGCCTAAAGCGCGCGTAATGGAAATCATCCATGAACTGGAGGGCGATCAGCGCGGCGTTTATGCCGGAGCCGTCGGCTATCTTGACTTTCGCGGCAACATGGACACCTGCATCGCAATCCGCACGCTGGCGATCGAAAGCGGCGAAATCATTTTGCGCGCCGGAGCCGGTATCGTCGCCGACTCGTTGCCGGAAATGGAATATCAGGAAGTACGGCATAAATCACAGGCAATGATCAAGGCACTGGAGGGGATCGAGTGA
- a CDS encoding aminodeoxychorismate/anthranilate synthase component II, which yields MIGLLDNYDSFTYNVYQLLCQLGQDVLVIRNDEPLTRLIEADLEALVISPGPGTPSESGITLEALRFFSGRIPILGICLGHQAIGETFGGQVIRAPQPVHGKTSEILHQGCGLFNGLSAPFSAGRYHSLIVEEETLPACLEITARSPEGLIMALRHRTLPIAGLQFHPESILTPNGSQLMNNFLQGHI from the coding sequence ATGATCGGCTTATTGGATAATTATGATTCATTCACCTACAACGTATATCAATTGCTCTGCCAATTAGGCCAGGACGTTCTGGTCATTCGCAACGACGAACCGCTGACGCGACTGATCGAAGCCGACCTTGAAGCGCTTGTCATATCGCCCGGCCCCGGCACGCCGTCCGAATCCGGTATTACGCTGGAAGCTCTGCGTTTTTTCAGCGGTCGTATCCCCATTCTTGGCATCTGTCTCGGACACCAGGCGATCGGCGAAACGTTCGGCGGCCAAGTTATCCGTGCGCCGCAGCCGGTACACGGCAAAACGTCCGAGATTCTGCATCAGGGCTGCGGGCTCTTTAACGGCTTGAGCGCGCCGTTTTCCGCCGGACGCTATCACTCCTTGATCGTAGAGGAAGAGACACTGCCCGCCTGTTTGGAGATTACCGCCCGCAGTCCGGAAGGACTGATCATGGCTTTACGTCACCGTACCTTACCGATCGCAGGTCTTCAGTTTCATCCGGAATCGATCTTGACGCCGAACGGAAGTCAGCTCATGAACAATTTTCTACAGGGCCATATTTAG
- the trpS gene encoding tryptophan--tRNA ligase has protein sequence MTTRKRILTGDRPTGKLHLGHYVGSLQNRVRLQDEYDTFVFVADVQALTTHFERTDRLAADVRQVALDNIAAGLDPEKTTYFIQSMIPEIAELTAFYSMFVTVNTLRHNPTIKAESQQYGYADLSYGFLGYPISQTADITFCKADLVPVGEDQLPHMELTRKIVRRFNDLYKPVLPEPQALLSDCPRLVGLDGKAKMGKSLGNGIYLSDPSAVVAEKVNAALTDPARVRASDKGTPSVCTVNTYHSVFNATEQPDLAERCKNGSIGCVACKKRLCASLEDLLAPMRERRAHFTAKPGQIDEILQSGTAKARLIAQETMREIRDAMQISYF, from the coding sequence ATGACGACACGAAAACGAATATTAACCGGCGACCGTCCCACCGGCAAACTGCATCTCGGTCACTACGTCGGTAGTCTGCAAAACCGGGTCCGTCTCCAGGATGAATACGACACTTTTGTTTTTGTCGCCGATGTTCAGGCGTTGACGACTCATTTTGAAAGAACCGACCGCCTGGCCGCAGACGTCCGCCAGGTCGCACTCGATAACATAGCCGCCGGTCTTGATCCGGAAAAAACAACCTATTTCATCCAGTCCATGATTCCTGAAATTGCCGAGCTAACCGCTTTTTACAGCATGTTTGTCACCGTCAACACGCTGCGTCACAATCCGACCATCAAGGCAGAAAGTCAGCAATACGGTTATGCTGATCTTAGCTACGGTTTTCTTGGCTATCCGATCAGCCAAACCGCCGATATCACCTTTTGTAAAGCCGATCTTGTTCCGGTCGGCGAGGATCAATTGCCGCACATGGAATTAACGCGCAAAATCGTCCGCCGCTTTAACGACCTCTATAAACCCGTGCTGCCCGAGCCGCAGGCACTGCTTAGCGACTGTCCCCGCCTGGTCGGCCTGGACGGCAAAGCCAAAATGGGAAAAAGTCTGGGCAATGGCATCTATCTTAGCGATCCGAGTGCTGTCGTGGCCGAAAAAGTCAACGCCGCACTTACCGATCCGGCCCGCGTACGTGCGAGCGATAAAGGAACGCCTTCCGTCTGCACGGTCAACACCTATCATAGCGTCTTTAACGCCACTGAACAGCCTGACCTCGCCGAACGCTGCAAGAACGGCAGCATCGGCTGCGTCGCCTGCAAGAAACGTTTATGCGCTTCTCTTGAAGATCTGCTTGCCCCAATGCGTGAACGTCGCGCCCATTTCACAGCCAAACCAGGACAGATTGATGAAATCTTGCAATCCGGTACTGCTAAAGCCCGCTTGATCGCACAAGAAACAATGCGCGAAATTCGCGATGCAATGCAAATCAGTTATTTCTGA
- the aroF gene encoding 3-deoxy-7-phosphoheptulonate synthase: protein MAHYTLASRESKSDDTLIRLGELTLGGCEKLFIAGPCAVESRRQMLDTARLVKRGGAQILRGGAFKPRTSPYDFQGLAEKGLEYMAEAREATGLRIISEVMAPDAVPLVAQYVDILQIGARNMQNFALLKAAGRSNRPVLLKRGLSATIEEWLQASEYILSEGNQQVIFCERGIRTFESYTRNTLDLSAVSAIKALSHLPVIVDPSHGTGRREMVSPMSLAALASGADGLMLEVHPNPAEALCDGPQSLPPAEYLALMHQLRAMNAFLAKLPERAKAVGE from the coding sequence ATGGCACACTATACCCTGGCTTCACGCGAAAGCAAATCAGACGATACACTGATTCGTCTGGGCGAACTCACGCTCGGCGGTTGTGAAAAATTATTCATCGCCGGTCCCTGCGCCGTCGAATCGCGACGGCAGATGCTCGACACGGCGCGCCTCGTAAAACGAGGCGGCGCTCAAATCCTGCGCGGCGGCGCTTTCAAACCGCGCACCTCACCGTATGATTTTCAAGGCCTGGCCGAAAAAGGTCTGGAGTACATGGCTGAAGCCAGAGAAGCAACCGGACTTCGTATCATCAGCGAAGTCATGGCTCCGGACGCCGTGCCGCTCGTCGCACAGTATGTCGACATCCTGCAGATCGGCGCGCGCAACATGCAAAACTTCGCCCTCTTAAAAGCGGCGGGACGCAGCAACCGTCCTGTATTGCTCAAGCGCGGCCTATCGGCAACGATTGAAGAATGGCTGCAAGCCTCAGAATACATCCTCAGCGAAGGCAATCAACAAGTCATCTTTTGCGAACGCGGCATCCGCACCTTCGAATCCTATACGCGCAACACACTCGACCTCAGTGCTGTCAGCGCGATCAAAGCGCTGAGCCATCTGCCGGTCATCGTCGACCCCAGCCATGGCACCGGCCGACGTGAAATGGTTTCGCCGATGTCCTTAGCCGCGCTGGCCAGCGGCGCAGACGGCCTGATGCTTGAAGTCCATCCCAATCCGGCCGAAGCATTATGTGACGGCCCGCAATCGCTTCCGCCAGCCGAATACCTCGCACTCATGCACCAGCTTCGCGCAATGAACGCTTTTTTAGCAAAGCTGCCGGAGCGCGCCAAAGCGGTCGGTGAATAA
- a CDS encoding alkaline phosphatase has translation MRNKLSLKLAVFVLFAAILACGVNFKTDMSAASTAQAEVTERPKYVFYLIGDGMGQSHRTIATIAKNNIGSAPKGQALKPLTMDSFPVIGMNTTQSYDQLVTDSAAAGTALACGVKTDNKSIGQTPDGKRLKSVLEGARDNGWSTGLVTTTRITHATPAAFAAHIDHRDKEDQIAAQLVDSGVNVLLGGGERFFLPQSAKGSKRKDERNLYDELKAKNYNVLNTADALRNFKPSGNPANDKLIGLYNNSHLTWDIDRDPAKEPSLAELTQKAVDVLSENNNGFFLMVEGGRIDHAAHQHDAAGIIKDTLAFDDAVTVAYNFYLKHPKETLILVVADHETGGLGLGTMNDYFLDPSVLNNVHGTMEKIGQAYNKHKNIDQLWSDFHAASGISYASLSSEEKARVEQAISDTKSGVTPWNDNIEAETLVGSALTEILNSRAHVGFTTYAHTGSAVPLTAIGSGSTLFGRLLDNTEVGRNLANLMNVKL, from the coding sequence TTGCGTAACAAACTCAGTCTGAAACTGGCGGTGTTCGTGCTTTTTGCCGCCATCCTGGCCTGCGGCGTCAACTTTAAAACTGACATGTCCGCCGCCAGCACCGCACAGGCGGAAGTGACCGAACGGCCTAAATATGTCTTTTATCTGATCGGCGACGGCATGGGACAAAGCCACCGCACAATCGCAACCATTGCCAAGAACAATATTGGCAGCGCTCCAAAAGGGCAGGCACTTAAACCATTGACAATGGATAGTTTCCCGGTTATCGGCATGAACACGACGCAATCCTATGACCAACTGGTAACCGATTCGGCGGCGGCCGGAACGGCCTTGGCCTGCGGCGTCAAAACCGATAACAAATCAATCGGTCAAACGCCGGACGGCAAGCGACTGAAAAGCGTTTTAGAAGGCGCACGCGACAACGGCTGGTCGACCGGCCTCGTGACGACGACTCGGATCACGCATGCGACTCCGGCCGCGTTTGCCGCACACATTGATCATCGTGACAAGGAAGACCAGATCGCTGCGCAATTGGTTGACAGCGGCGTCAATGTCCTCTTGGGCGGCGGCGAACGTTTCTTTCTGCCGCAAAGCGCAAAAGGCAGCAAGCGAAAAGACGAGCGCAACTTATATGATGAGTTGAAAGCAAAAAACTACAACGTGCTAAATACGGCTGACGCACTGCGTAATTTCAAACCATCCGGCAACCCGGCCAACGATAAACTGATCGGTCTTTACAACAACAGCCATCTGACCTGGGATATCGACCGCGATCCCGCCAAAGAACCGAGTCTGGCCGAGCTGACGCAAAAAGCCGTCGACGTCTTAAGCGAAAATAACAACGGCTTCTTCCTGATGGTCGAAGGCGGCCGCATCGACCATGCTGCGCATCAGCACGACGCCGCCGGAATCATCAAAGACACTTTGGCCTTTGACGACGCCGTCACCGTCGCATATAACTTTTATCTGAAGCATCCGAAAGAAACCTTGATCCTGGTTGTTGCCGACCATGAAACCGGCGGGCTGGGTCTCGGCACGATGAATGATTATTTCCTCGATCCAAGTGTGCTGAACAATGTTCACGGTACCATGGAAAAGATCGGTCAGGCGTATAACAAGCATAAGAACATCGACCAGCTCTGGAGTGATTTCCACGCCGCCAGCGGCATTTCTTATGCTTCGCTGAGCAGCGAAGAAAAAGCCCGCGTCGAGCAGGCGATCAGCGACACGAAAAGTGGCGTGACACCTTGGAATGACAATATCGAAGCCGAGACTCTGGTCGGTTCGGCTCTGACGGAGATCTTAAACAGCCGCGCCCATGTCGGCTTCACCACCTACGCGCACACCGGCTCGGCCGTACCGCTGACCGCGATCGGCAGCGGCTCGACGCTCTTTGGCCGCCTGCTTGACAACACCGAAGTCGGCCGCAACCTTGCCAATCTGATGAACGTTAAATTATAA
- a CDS encoding glycerophosphodiester phosphodiesterase, whose translation MKKNWKKALAAGAAALVLTAGFNVVDMKAAEAKVNFELFDFEAHRGGRDARPENTLVSFAYAMELGVTTLEMDMQMTKDGQLVISHNPVLSPNLTKGPDGKYVAADKYDIRTMTLAEVKQFDVGTMNPAAGGYYDGHGKTQLSVPGTKIPTLEEVFELANAYGNKKVIFNIETKSYVAPDANAANSPDPAAFVAKVNEVVKKYDMEDRVTLQSFDWRTLVEMKKLNPRITLVALTCEQPSWGPDGVYRQVNQPGASPWMAGIDIDTYNGDFVKAANECGADIVSPYWEELSNEMVAEAHELGMKVVPWTVNDPKKMNMLLDMGVDGMISDKPWLLHEVLIQRGIKVAAPSVNLKSPYHTGTAIVTGETKVTKKGGDSAE comes from the coding sequence ATGAAAAAGAACTGGAAAAAAGCCCTGGCCGCGGGTGCAGCCGCACTGGTTTTGACGGCCGGTTTCAACGTCGTCGACATGAAAGCCGCCGAAGCGAAAGTCAACTTCGAACTGTTTGACTTTGAAGCGCATCGCGGCGGACGCGACGCACGTCCGGAAAACACGCTGGTTTCCTTCGCCTATGCGATGGAACTGGGCGTGACCACTTTGGAAATGGATATGCAGATGACCAAGGACGGACAGCTGGTCATCAGTCATAATCCGGTACTCAGCCCGAATCTGACCAAAGGTCCCGACGGCAAATATGTCGCAGCTGACAAGTATGACATCCGTACGATGACGCTTGCCGAAGTGAAGCAATTCGACGTCGGCACGATGAACCCGGCGGCCGGCGGTTATTACGACGGCCACGGCAAAACACAGCTTTCCGTACCGGGCACAAAGATCCCGACCTTGGAAGAAGTGTTCGAATTAGCCAACGCCTACGGCAATAAGAAAGTGATTTTTAATATCGAGACCAAATCTTACGTCGCGCCTGATGCCAACGCAGCGAACAGCCCCGATCCGGCCGCTTTCGTAGCTAAGGTGAATGAAGTCGTGAAGAAGTACGATATGGAAGACCGCGTGACATTGCAGTCCTTCGACTGGCGTACGCTTGTAGAAATGAAAAAGCTTAATCCGCGCATCACTTTGGTCGCTTTGACCTGTGAGCAACCTTCCTGGGGTCCGGACGGCGTCTATCGCCAGGTAAACCAACCGGGCGCCTCGCCTTGGATGGCCGGCATCGACATTGACACCTATAATGGCGATTTCGTCAAAGCGGCGAATGAATGCGGCGCAGACATCGTCTCGCCGTACTGGGAAGAACTGTCCAACGAAATGGTTGCCGAAGCGCATGAACTCGGCATGAAGGTCGTGCCTTGGACCGTTAACGATCCGAAGAAGATGAACATGCTGCTCGACATGGGCGTAGACGGCATGATCAGCGACAAGCCTTGGCTGTTGCACGAAGTCCTGATCCAACGCGGCATCAAGGTAGCGGCTCCTAGCGTAAACTTGAAGAGCCCTTACCATACCGGTACCGCCATCGTCACCGGCGAGACCAAAGTCACTAAAAAAGGCGGCGACTCGGCCGAATAA